A portion of the Lolium rigidum isolate FL_2022 chromosome 1, APGP_CSIRO_Lrig_0.1, whole genome shotgun sequence genome contains these proteins:
- the LOC124703024 gene encoding E3 ubiquitin-protein ligase MBR1-like produces the protein MEENAGRSTTTVGFLRRGSGVSLRNQSNEERPNQCNNKPGNTTKINPTKTRWAENKEQPRYLHDSFRSSGSKSIAASSSKAPVRKNFEEKPRRPFSTQINNAESSNRRTVANRLQSSKKTIVDQEDGEPCAQQIESEDSLSTSTTGDQPTELDPEVTDSSVSSGSSPLAVDSRTKPRRQKDKEEFSLGRSQTASTFVHQPSGPRNSAIGVKSSNGAGPGVQRRGIKNFGCTSISDVFPSGCSSSNSVHSKRTDIMRKRTSDAETSSRLRGLSGQSSLGPSPSLYPGITGPRVRASEQSASQQTTRTSNRIIRDSADSARTRQPSTQRPRMRMQDGTEHGVFALRDTVPRVRQSDWGRFSLDEVPPQRSARPFPMELPHAIYSSSRQSSSNRTTRSRSSSRPDDSSPQMFHSLLGERDIYRRINMDGIAEVLLALDRIEHDDELSYEQLLVLETNLFLSGLGLHDQHRDLRMDIDDMSYEELLQLEDRIGSVSTALSDEQIAKCLSRNVYKRTDQVLELNRAVVDDTKCSICQEEYIEGEEIGRMKCEHQYHVCCIQEWLRLKNWCPICKASAVPSDKDKGKHMNLG, from the exons ATGGAGGAGAACGCTGGTAGATCAACCACAACAGTTGGTTTTCTAAGAAGAGGTTCTGGCGTCtccttgagaaatcaaagcaatgAGGAGAGGCCAAATCAGTGTAACAATAAGCCGGGCAACACCACAAAGATCAACCCCACAAAAACCAGGTGGGCTGAAAATAAGGAACAGCCAAGATATCTGCATGATTCATTTCGCTCATCAGGCTCTAAGTCTATAGCTGCAAGCTCTTCAAAAGCTCCTGTCAGGAAGAATTTTGAGGAAAAACCAAGGCGCCCCTTTTCGACACAGATAAACAATGCTGAAAGCAGTAACAGAAGAACTGTTGCCAACCGTCTGCAGAGTAgcaagaaaactattgttgatcagGAGGATGGGGAGCCATGTGCTCAGCAGATTGAATCAGAAGATTCATTGTCCACATCAACCACTGGAGATCAGCCAACAGAGCTAGACCCTGAAGTAACAGACTCTTCTGTTTCTTCAGGGAGTTCTCCACTTGCAGTTGATTCAAGGACTAAACCACGTAGGCAGAAGGATAAAGAGGAATTCAGTTTGGGTAGATCTCAGACTGCGTCCACTTTTGTTCACCAGCCTAGTGGACCTCGCAATTCAGCCATTGGTGTGAAATCATCAAATGGTGCTGGTCCTGGAGTACAGAGACGTGGCATAAAAAACTTTGGTTGCACATCAATCTCCGATGTTTTTCCATCAGGCTGTTCTTCATCCAACTCTGTCCATAGTAAGAGGACTGACATTATGAGAAAGAGGACTTCTGATGCAGAGACTTCTTCAAGATTAAGGGGATTAAGCGGTCAGTCTAGTTTAGGCCCTTCACCTTCCTTGTATCCTGGCATTACTGGGCCTAGAGTCAGAGCCTCTGAACAATCAGCTTCGCAACAAACAACAAGAACTAGCAACAGAATTATTCGAGATTCCGCAGATTCAGCAAGGACTAGACAACCTTCTACTCAGCGTCCTAGGATGAGGATGCAAGATGGAACAGAGCATGGTGTATTTGCTCTGCGCGATACTGTTCCAAGGGTTCGTCAATCTGATTGGGGTCGATTTTCCTTGGATGAAGTTCCCCCACAGAGATCAGCAAGGCCTTTTCCTATGGAATTGCCTCATGCAATTTACTCATCTAGTCGTCAAAGCTCCAGTAACCGCACAACAAGGAGCAGATCGAGTTCTCGTCCTGATGACAGTTCTCCACAAATGTTCCATAGTCTGCTAGGAGAGAGAGATATCTATAGACGCATAAACATGGATGGAATTGCAGAG GTGTTGCTAGCGCTGGACAGGATTGAACATGATGATGAATTGTCTTATGAG CAACTGCTGGTGCTTGAAACTAATCTGTTCCTTAGTGGCCTTGGCTTACATGATCAGCATAGAGATTTGAGAATGGACATTGACGACATGTCTTATGAG GAATTATTACAACTGGAGGACAGAATTGGTTCTGTAAGCACTGCCCTTTCTGATGAGCAAATAGCAAAGTGTCTCAGTCGAAATGTGTATAAACGAACCGATCAAGTGCTTGAATTGAACAGAGCTGTAGTGGATGACACCAAATGCAGCATATGCCAG GAGGAATACATTGAGGGTGAAGAAATTGGTAGAATGAAGTGTGAGCATCAGTACCATGTTTGCTGCATTCAGGAATGGCTTAGACTGAAGAACTGGTGCCCGATATGCAAAGCTTCAGCGGTTCCTTCTGACAAGGACAAAGGGAAACACATGAATCTTGGTTAA